The DNA region GTCCTGCCCGGCGGATAGGGGCTCGCGGTGACGTTGGAGATCACGGGCGTGCGGGGGTCGCCGAGCGAGAAGCCCCTCACGTACTCCTCGAACGCCTCCTGTGCGGGCCGCATCAGCGGCGAGTGGAACGCTCCGGAGACATTGAGGCGCACACAGCGCACCCCCCGTTCGTGCAGGTGGGCGTCCAGGGCGGCGATCTCGTCGGCGGCACCGGAGACAACCTGCTGGGCGGGGGCGTTGTCGTTGGCGAGCGTGAGGGAGGTGAAGCCGCCGCGCTGGAGCAGTTCCGTCAACTCCCCCGCGTCCAGGCCGAGTACGGCGGCCATTCCGCCGCCCTCCGCCCGTGCCATGAGGTCTCCGCGCCGCTGGACCAGGCGCAGCCCGGTGGCGAAGTCGAAGGCTCCGGCGGCGTGGAGAGCGCAGTACTCCCCCACGCTGTGCCCGGCGAAGTACGCGGGCCGCCTGCCCGTCTCCGTCTGCCGCCTGCGGTGTGCCAGCGCTCCTACGACGAAGAGCGCGGGCTGGGTGTACTGAGTGCTGCGCAGCAGGCGCCGCGGGTCCTCCACGCACAGTTCGCGCACCGAGTATCCGAGGATGTCCGAGGCGCGCTCGGTGAGTTCGGGGAAGGCGTCGAACAACTCGCGCCCCATGCCGCGTGCTTGGGCCCCCTGGCCGGGGAAGACGACCGCCTCCATCTCAGCGGCCTCCCTGCTCGGGCGTGTGCTCTGGCACGTGCTCGGGCGCGTAGAGCCGGTCGCACAGCCGCAGCACCTTCTTCAGCGCGCCGGGCTCGGTCATCACCTGTGCGTGTGTCTCCGTGTCGACGTCGATGACCGCGAAGTCGTCGATGGCGTCGGCCCATTCACGCCAGTAAGCGGTGCCGTCCACCGCCGGGAGACCGGGGTCGGGGTAGAGGACCATGTACTCCTCGAAGGGGCCGAAGAACTTCCCGCCGGAGTTGCGCACGTAGTGGCAGCGAACGTCCTCGCGCCGGGGCAGCGGGTGCACTTCGTGCCGTTCTCCGTGCACGGCCTCGAAGTAGCGGGCCAACTGCCCGACCCGGAAACGCAGTTGTGCGGGCGTCTTGCGGATGCCGCGGGCGACTGCGGCTTCGACGAGGGAGTCGAGGAAGGCGCCGGGGTCGAGTGAGGTGTCGACCTCGTCGCGGTGCAGGACCGTCGACGCGCCGTCCTGGGCGTCGAGGCTGTTGTTGCCCAGCATCAGATTGACCGCGCGGAAGGCGCTGACCTTCGCCACCACGTCGGCGTCCCGACTGCCGCCCGTCATCAGGGAGTTGGCCCGATTGGTCGAGGACGCGTCGAGGGTGTCAAGCATCACCAGGGTGTCCACTTCCGTCCCCTGGAGCTGTAGTTGCCGTACGACCTCGTAGGCGAAGAGCCCGCCGAGCGAGAAGCCGCCGATGTCGTACGGGCCTTCCGGCTGTACGGCGCGGATGATGTCGACGTAGTAGGCGGCCATGGCCTCCTGGCCGGTGAGGATGTCCTCGGAGCCCGTCCAGCCCCGTGGCTGGATGCCGTAGAAGGGGCGCGCGCAGCGTTCGGCCACGGGTGCGTAGGACTCGACGCCGCCGTTGCCGTGGTGGACCCAGAAGACCGGGCGGCCTTCCCTTACGGCGTTCATGGGGATCAGCTCGGGGAACTCCTCGGGAGCCTTCGCAACCGGGCGGACCATGGGAACGGGCTCTGAGGCGGGACGAGTTGACGCCCCGTGGCCCGCTTCACGTACGGATACGGCTGCCGGGCCGTCTGCCGCGGGCGGCGGGCTTACGGTGCGTTCAATCTCGTCGATGAAGTCGCGCAGGGTCTCGCAGCCCGCGATGACGTCGAGCGTGAGCGTCGGGTCGAACTCCTTGCGTGCCTTGCCGAGGAACTGGGTGAGGAAGATCGAGTCGAGTCCGTACTCGCGCAGCGGCACGTCCGCTCGCAGCGACGCCGCGTCGATCTCCAGCAGGTCGGTCATGAGGGCGGTGACGCGCCGGGCTATGCCGGAGGCGGGGGCCTGCTCCTCGTTCGTCGCGTCCAACTTGCGCTGCCGGTACGGCCGTTCGGCCTGACCCGGGTGTTCGGGCCGCTCCGGTCCTTCGGCCCCGTCCGGCTGGTCGGGCAGCAACCGGGCGCGCATCCGGTCGTGGTCGCCCTCCAGCACCACTACGGATGTAAGGCCGCAAGCCCATGCCCGGTACAGCGCGTCGAGCCCGGTGTCCGCCCGCATCAGCCGCATGCCCACGTCCTGGAGCAGGGCCTCGGTGGCCTCGCCGCCGCGCATGCCGCCCTTCTCCCACAGCGGCCAGTTCACCGACAGGGTGCGGCCATGGCGCTCGCCGCGTGCGCGGAGCGCTTCGCGGTGGTGGGCGTAGCCGTCCATGAAGGCGTTGGCGGCGGCATAGTCGGCCTGGCCGACGTTGCCGAAGGCGGCCATCGACGAGAAGGCGATGAGGAAGTCCAACTCCACGCCGGCCGCGGCCTCGTCGAGGTTGTGCAGCCCGGCGACCTTCGCGGCGAGCACCTGCCGCAGCTCGTCGGCGCTCTTACGAGCGATGAAGCCGTCACGCAGCACACCGGCCGCATGGACGATGCCGTGCAGGGCGCCGTGCTCATCGACGACGTCCTGGACGGCGGCGGCGACCGACGAAGCATCGGAGACGTCGAGGACGCGGTATTCCGCCTCGGCGCCCAGGGTGCGCAACTTCCCTGCCAGCTCCCGCTGTTCGGGACCGGCCGCGCTGCGGCCGCAGAGGATCAGCGTCGGCCGCTGCACGCGCCGGGCGACGTCCTCGGCGAAGAGCGCCGCGAGCCCGCCCGATCCGCCGGTGAACAGATATACGCCGCCGTCACGCCAGGGAACGCTGGGCGCGGGCGGGGGCGTCTCACGCCAGCGCGAGACCCTGCGGCGTCCGCCGCCGTGACGTACGGCGACCTCGGCGGGGTCGGCGCCGTCACGGCGCAGCAAAGCGGCCAGTTCGTCCGCGGAGATGCCGTCGTCGGCTTCGATCCACTGGACGAGGAGCTTGGGGTGCTCCTGACGTGCGGTGCGCAGCATGCCGCTCAGGCCGCCGAGCCACGGTGCGCCGGAGGGCGTCACGATCTGGACGAGGCGGCGCGGGGTCCTGCCACGGGCCTCTTCCTGGATGAGTTCCAGCAGGCGCCGGGCGTAGTCGGTGTAGCGGGCGGCGATGCCGCCTTCGGCCTGCCAGCCGTCGCATTCGGCGTCCAGAGAACGGGACAGGGCGTCCGCGTCCACGCCGGGCAACTCACAGAGCACGACGCGGCGTTCGGCTGAGGCGCCCGCTGCCGCGTCCGCCGTTCCGGACACCTCGGAGGCTCCGGCGGCTCCGGCGGCCTCCACCGCTTCGGCATCGGTCCAGGCGGGCTCGATCATCAGCACCGGGCTCGTGAGCGCGGGACGTGCCTGATGTGTCCGCGGCAGCGCGCGTGGCTCGTTCCCGGGGACGGTACGGGTGCTGAACCCCCGTATGCGGACGCAGACCCGGCCGGACGTATCGCACAGGTCGATGTCGAAGCTGCGTACCGTCCCGCCGGGCCTGTCGCCGTCGGAGGCACGCGCCACCGCCCAGCCCTCGGCAGGGGTGGCCGCATGGATCCGAACCTCGCGCACGGCGAACGGCAGCGCAGCGACGCCCGCCTCCGACGAGCCGGTCGGGTCAGGTGAGGCGGACGGGTCGGATGCGCCGGTCCCCTCGCCCTGTTCGGCGAGGAGCACTCCGAGACTGGTCTGGAGCGCGGCGTCCAGCATGCTCGGGTTCAACGTCTGTGCTCCCGCGGCCACTTCGGGCAGCACCAGCCGCGACAGCGCCGTACCCGCGCCATGGTGAAGGGTCTCGACGGCACGAAGGGCGGGACCGTAGGCGAGGCCCATGCTTTCGAACCGGTCGTAGCACTCCTCGCCGTCGAGTCGATGAGGGCAACTCGCTTGCAGGGCCGGGATGTCGAGCGCGGCCGGTACGCCGGGTTCCGTCACGTCGACGGCATCGGCGGTGTCGGCCGTCATGGCCGTGACGGTGCCTCGTGCGAACACCTCGCGCTGGGGGCCGTCGCCCGCGTGCACCTCGTATGTCCCGTCGGCCGGGTCGACGGTCACGCCCACGCTGCGCGGCGAGGTCACCTGGAGCTGCCGCAGCCATGTGACGTCCCGCAGGAGTAGCGGGGTCACGGGCTCGGCGGGTGCGCCCCGGCCGGAGTCCGCCGACTGGAGGGACCCGGCCGGGTCGGCGTTGCGGGAGAACGCCTCGCGCACCAGCTCCAGATACGCGGCGCCGGGCAGCGTGGGCACGCCCAGCACGCGGTGGTCGCGCAGGAAGTACTCGTCGCCGCTCAATACGCGGGTGTGTCCCGGGGTTTGCTGCTCGCTGCCCTCGACGGTGCGTACGGGCTTCTCCGAGTCACGTCCGGACTTCTCCAGGACGCGTCCGGACTTCTCCGGCTGCGCCCCGTCGGCGATCCAGTAACGCTGGAGGCGGAACGGATAGGCAGGCAGCGGGATGCGCCGCGGCGGGCGTTCGCCCCACAACTGCCGCCAGTCGAACTCGGCACCGGCGACCCAGAGTTTGAGCAGCCGGTCCAGCTTGCCCTTGGCCATCCAGTGGCCGATCGCAGCCGTGATGTCCTCGTCGTCCACGAGGTCGTTCCATATGCTCCGCCGGTCGGCGCGTCCGGTCCGTACGCCCTGTGGACGGTCGCCGTCGAGGAACTGCCGTAGCTGGGTGCGCAGTTGGGCCACGGATTCCGTCACGAAGGCCAGGCGTTCGTCCATCGCGACGCGGCCGACCTGAAGGGTGTAGGAGATGCGCGGCAGTTCGGCCTCCGTGGGGGCTTCCCTGTCGAGCCAGTCGATGAGTTGCCGCACGCGTGCGCGGAGCGTCTCGGGCTCACGCCCGGAGAGGAGTATGGCGAGGGGTCGGGTGTCGTGGGGGAATTCCGTGGCGGTCGCGGCCGGGGGCACGTATTCCTCCAGCACCACATGGGCGTTGGCACCGCCGAAACCAAAGGAACTCACCCCCGCCCGCCGCGGCAACTCCCGCCCCTCGGAGTCCTTCACGGCATTCCACGGCTCCCGTTCACGCACCAGCCGGAACGGACTGCCCTCCAACTTCACATAAGGGTTCACCGTCTCGCAGTGCAGACTCTCCACCAGCGTCCGATGCCGCATCTGCAACAGCACCTTCACCACACCCGCGACACCGGACGCCAACTCCAAATGCCCGATGTTCGTCTTCACCGAACCCAGACCGACATGAGCCCCCGAAGCCCCCGAAACCCGCTCGGAGTCCTCAACTCCCCAGTCGGCATACAACTTCGAGAACGCCGCACGCAGCCCGTTCACCTCGACCGGATCACCCAACCCCGTCCCCGTGCCATGCGCCTCCACATAACCCACCGACCGCGGATCGACACCCGCACGCTCCCACGCAGCCACCACCAGATCCGCCTGAGCACGAGGATTAGGCGCCGTCAGAGAATTCGCACGACCCCCATGATTCACCGCCGACGAACGCACCACCCCATACACATGATCACCATCACGCACCGCCGCCGACAAACGCTTCAACACCAAAATCCCCACCCCCTCACCACGCCCATAACCATCCGCTTCCACAGAGAACGTCTTGCACCGGCCGTCCACACTCAACATCCCAGCCCGGGAGAAGCTGATGTGACCGTCGGGAACGACGATGGTGTTCACTCCGCCGACAACGGCGGTCTCGCATTCCTCGCGGGCAATCGCCGTGACTCCGCGGTGAATTGCGACCAGCGAACTCGAACAGGCCGTCTCCACGGGCTCGCTGGGGCCGTGCACGTCGAGGAAGAAACTCATCCGGTTCGGGCCGAGCGAGGGGACGCCCCCGGTGGGGGAGACGCTGTCGGACTTTCCGCAGCGTTCGGCGAGCGTGCTGTAGCCGGTGTCGTTGGTGCCGACGAACAGCGCCAGATCGCTGCCCGCGAGGCTGTCCGCCGAGTGGCCGGCGTCCTCCAGCGCCTTCCAGACGTAGAGCATCAGCAGCCGCTGCTGAGGGTCCATGTGCAGGGCCTCCTTCGGCGCGATGCCGAAGAACAGGGGGTCGAAGTCGGCCACCCCGTCGATGAATCCGCCCCACTTCACGTCCGTACGGTCCGGCCCCTGGACGGGGTCGCCGTAGTACTCGCGCCAGTCCCAGCGGTCACGGGGCACCTCGCGGATGCAGTCACGGCCCTCACGCAGGTTCTCCCAGAATCCGTCGATGTCGTCGGCGCCCGGGAAGCGTCCGCTCATGCCGATGACGGCGACGGCGTCGTCGGGGAGGGCCCCCTCGCCGGTGGCGGAGGCCGGTTCCGTGGCGGAGAGGGGCGTAGCGCCGCTGGTGTCTTCCTGCGGCGCGGCCGGGGACGCGGGGGTGTCCTCGTC from Streptomyces marispadix includes:
- a CDS encoding SDR family NAD(P)-dependent oxidoreductase, with product MTSHATHATSLTELHELIRTGQVGQEEALRLVRAWQQRQAQSPKGQPPQGQRGQAQAGRAQVGQGQPGQGHGGQPGPQEHLSPHGRGVASRQAARDEALRERVCDVVTRAVSELLKVSPDDLDVDVELNEYGLDSIVMSQLVNLVNDELGLSLAPTVLFEHPNLRAFSAHLADEHGPSLAVRLLGADTGQPAASQAAAPTEPPARPADVADPAAVPSGAGPESRSLLPPSGRFLATGATGITGTEGTTGDEDTPASPAAPQEDTSGATPLSATEPASATGEGALPDDAVAVIGMSGRFPGADDIDGFWENLREGRDCIREVPRDRWDWREYYGDPVQGPDRTDVKWGGFIDGVADFDPLFFGIAPKEALHMDPQQRLLMLYVWKALEDAGHSADSLAGSDLALFVGTNDTGYSTLAERCGKSDSVSPTGGVPSLGPNRMSFFLDVHGPSEPVETACSSSLVAIHRGVTAIAREECETAVVGGVNTIVVPDGHISFSRAGMLSVDGRCKTFSVEADGYGRGEGVGILVLKRLSAAVRDGDHVYGVVRSSAVNHGGRANSLTAPNPRAQADLVVAAWERAGVDPRSVGYVEAHGTGTGLGDPVEVNGLRAAFSKLYADWGVEDSERVSGASGAHVGLGSVKTNIGHLELASGVAGVVKVLLQMRHRTLVESLHCETVNPYVKLEGSPFRLVREREPWNAVKDSEGRELPRRAGVSSFGFGGANAHVVLEEYVPPAATATEFPHDTRPLAILLSGREPETLRARVRQLIDWLDREAPTEAELPRISYTLQVGRVAMDERLAFVTESVAQLRTQLRQFLDGDRPQGVRTGRADRRSIWNDLVDDEDITAAIGHWMAKGKLDRLLKLWVAGAEFDWRQLWGERPPRRIPLPAYPFRLQRYWIADGAQPEKSGRVLEKSGRDSEKPVRTVEGSEQQTPGHTRVLSGDEYFLRDHRVLGVPTLPGAAYLELVREAFSRNADPAGSLQSADSGRGAPAEPVTPLLLRDVTWLRQLQVTSPRSVGVTVDPADGTYEVHAGDGPQREVFARGTVTAMTADTADAVDVTEPGVPAALDIPALQASCPHRLDGEECYDRFESMGLAYGPALRAVETLHHGAGTALSRLVLPEVAAGAQTLNPSMLDAALQTSLGVLLAEQGEGTGASDPSASPDPTGSSEAGVAALPFAVREVRIHAATPAEGWAVARASDGDRPGGTVRSFDIDLCDTSGRVCVRIRGFSTRTVPGNEPRALPRTHQARPALTSPVLMIEPAWTDAEAVEAAGAAGASEVSGTADAAAGASAERRVVLCELPGVDADALSRSLDAECDGWQAEGGIAARYTDYARRLLELIQEEARGRTPRRLVQIVTPSGAPWLGGLSGMLRTARQEHPKLLVQWIEADDGISADELAALLRRDGADPAEVAVRHGGGRRRVSRWRETPPPAPSVPWRDGGVYLFTGGSGGLAALFAEDVARRVQRPTLILCGRSAAGPEQRELAGKLRTLGAEAEYRVLDVSDASSVAAAVQDVVDEHGALHGIVHAAGVLRDGFIARKSADELRQVLAAKVAGLHNLDEAAAGVELDFLIAFSSMAAFGNVGQADYAAANAFMDGYAHHREALRARGERHGRTLSVNWPLWEKGGMRGGEATEALLQDVGMRLMRADTGLDALYRAWACGLTSVVVLEGDHDRMRARLLPDQPDGAEGPERPEHPGQAERPYRQRKLDATNEEQAPASGIARRVTALMTDLLEIDAASLRADVPLREYGLDSIFLTQFLGKARKEFDPTLTLDVIAGCETLRDFIDEIERTVSPPPAADGPAAVSVREAGHGASTRPASEPVPMVRPVAKAPEEFPELIPMNAVREGRPVFWVHHGNGGVESYAPVAERCARPFYGIQPRGWTGSEDILTGQEAMAAYYVDIIRAVQPEGPYDIGGFSLGGLFAYEVVRQLQLQGTEVDTLVMLDTLDASSTNRANSLMTGGSRDADVVAKVSAFRAVNLMLGNNSLDAQDGASTVLHRDEVDTSLDPGAFLDSLVEAAVARGIRKTPAQLRFRVGQLARYFEAVHGERHEVHPLPRREDVRCHYVRNSGGKFFGPFEEYMVLYPDPGLPAVDGTAYWREWADAIDDFAVIDVDTETHAQVMTEPGALKKVLRLCDRLYAPEHVPEHTPEQGGR